From the genome of Colletotrichum higginsianum IMI 349063 chromosome 4, whole genome shotgun sequence, one region includes:
- a CDS encoding Citrate synthase, translated as MVTVAKNAARGATSAPRQTLTVVDNRTGSSYELPIKNNSVLATDIKKIKAARGNDRPEDETDQGLRVYDPAYMNTAVVQSNITYINGLEGILRYRGYPIQQLVDKSHFLESAFLLIYGELPTSSQYSRWQDEIMHHTYIHSDIEGMFKSFRYDTHPMAMLQASFSSLGAFAPESNPSLQGQKLYTDAASGDMHALKMLDKQILRIIGKAPTLAAASYRMRQGRPFNRPAQGLSYTGNFLYLLDHLSGHEYQPHPVLERALDALFIIHADHEVNCSTATVLQVGSSLVDPYSVVSAGCAALYGPSHGGASESAIRMLMEIGSPENVPAFMQKVEKRERVLVGFGHRVYKNVDPRSTAIRKLAEEVFAVTGRNQLLDTALELARYARESEFMTKRNLYPNVDFYSGLIYQAMGFPLDFYPVLFAVPRCVGWLAHWRQQMLQKGGVKIWRPRQLYVGEGEREYVEAGQRREKRDKSLFDEPVQVSHGGDSKRNELATYKDEMGNAWRGRSKL; from the coding sequence ATGGTTACCGTGGCCAAAAACGCGGCACGCGGCGCCACCAGCGCGCCGCGCCAGACGCTCACCGTCGTGGACAACCGCACCGGCAGCTCGTACGAGCTGCCCATCAAGAACAACTCGGTCCTGGCGACGGAcatcaagaagatcaaggcgGCGCGCGGCAATGACCGTCCCGAGGATGAGACGGACCAGGGCCTCCGCGTCTACGACCCGGCCTACATGAACacggccgtcgtccagaGCAACATCACCTACATCAACGGCCTGGAGGGCATACTCCGCTACCGCGGCTACCCCAtccagcagctcgtcgacaagTCTCATTTTCTCGAGTCGGCCTTCCTGCTCATCTACGGCGAGCTGCCCACGTCGTCCCAGTACAGCCGCTGGCAGGACGAGATCATGCACCACACCTACATCCACAGCGACATCGAGGGCATGTTCAAGTCGTTCCGCTACGACACCCACCCCATGGCCATGCTGCaggcctccttctcctcgctcgGCGCCTTCGCCCCGGAGTCGAACCCGAGTCTGCAGGGCCAGAAGCTGTacaccgacgccgcctcGGGCGACATGCACGCCCTCAAGATGCTCGACAAGCAGATCCTGCGCATCATCGGCAAGGCGCCCAcgctggccgccgcctcgtaCCGCATGCGCCAGGGCCGGCCCTTCAACCGCCCCGCCCAGGGGCTCAGCTACACGGGCAACTTCCTGTACCTGCTCGACCACCTGAGCGGGCACGAGTACCAGCCTCACCCGGTGCTGGagcgcgccctcgacgccctcttCATCATCCACGCCGACCACGAGGTCAactgctcgacggcgacggtgctgCAGGTCGGCTCGAGCCTCGTCGACCCCTACAgcgtcgtctcggccggctGCGCCGCGCTGTACGGCCCCagccacggcggcgccagcgAGAGCGCCATCCGCATGCTCATGGAGATTGGCAGCCCCGAGAACGTGCCGGCCTTCATGcagaaggtcgagaagcGGGAGCGCGTgctcgtcggcttcggccacCGCGTCTACAAGAACGTCGACCCGCGCTCGACCGCCATCCgcaagctggccgaggaggtcttCGCCGTCACGGGCCGGaaccagctcctcgacacGGCGCTCGAGCTCGCCAGGTACGCGCGCGAGAGCGAGTTCATGACGAAGCGCAACCTGTACCCCAACGTCGACTTCTACTCGGGCCTCATCTACCAGGCCATGGGCTTCCCGCTCGACTTCTACCCCGTCCTGTTCGCCGTCCCCCGCTGCGTCGGCTGGCTGGCCCACTGGAGGCAGCAGATGCTGCAGAAGGGTGGCGTCAAGATCTGGCGGCCCCGCCAGCTgtacgtcggcgagggcgagcgcgagtacgtcgaggccggccagaGGCGGGAGAAGCGCGACAAGTCGCTGTTCGACGAGCCCGTGCAGGTCAGCCACGGCGGTGACAGCAAGAGGAACGAGCTCGCCACGTACAAGGACGAGATGGGCAACGCCTGGAGGGGCCGTTCGAAGCTTTGA
- a CDS encoding Oxidoreductase, with the protein MSSPIRKVAVIGATGQMGSEIVKALLQSGMSVTAIQRAGSDKVAHQGATSVKLDTDDVNDLASAFKGHDAVISAAPDPIVLAEQKPWIDAALAAGVRRIIPSEYSTNLESPFAEGLPIVADKVRTRRYLAERIAEAGGTSSWTSVNNGPFLEMVLSFGGLGPDFRTGTARLHDGGDNPIGATRPSDVAATIAKILRDENGLYREAENKSVYIHSAAVSERQLTRLGEKVTGRTFAVENHDVEALYQDAKARLERGDSSAMMQFYYQMMYGKGYGGSESFREMSWNDKVGLETMSEKELELVIREVAQKTGMTK; encoded by the exons ATGTCCTCCCCGATCCGTAAAGTGGCAGTCATTGGC GCAACTGGCCAAATGGGGTCCGAAATAGTCAAGGCCCTCCTTCAGTCCGGAATGTCCGTGACGGCCATCCAGCGGGCCGGGTCCGACAAGGTGGCTCACCAGGGAGCCACGTCCGTCAAGCTCGACACGGATGACGTCAACGATCTCGCCTCCGCGTTCAAAGGgcacgacgccgtcatctcggcggcgccggaccCCATCGTCCTCGCGGAGCAGAAGCCCTGGAtcgacgccgcgctcgccgCCGGGGTGAGGCGCATCATCCCCTCCGAGTACAGCACCAACCTTGAGTCGCCCTTCGCCGAGGGCCtccccatcgtcgccgacaaggtGCGGACGCGGCGCTACCTCGCCGAGCGCATagccgaggccggcggcacGTCGAGCTGGACGAGCGTCAACAACGGCCCCTTCCTCGAGATGGTCCTGtccttcggcgggctgggccCGGACTTCCGGACCGGGACGGCCAGGctccacgacggcggcgacaacccGATcggggcgacgaggccgtcggacgtcgccgccacgATCGCCAAGATCCTGCGCGACGAGAACGGGCTGTACCGAGAGGCGGAGAACAAGTCCGTGTACATCCACTCGGCGGCCGTCAGCGAGAGGCAGTTGACCAGGCTGGGCGAGAAGGTCACGGGCCGGACCTTTGCGGTTGAGAACCACGACGTGGAGGCGCTCTACCAGGACGCAAAGGCCAGGCTCGAGAGGGGCGATTCGTCCGCCATGATGCAGTTCTACTACCAGATGATGTACGGCAAGGGGTACGGAGGCAGCGAGAGCTTCCGGGAGATGAGCTGGAACGACAAGGTCGGGCTCGAGACCATGAGCGAGAaggagctggagctcgtgATCCGCGAGGTCGCCCAGAAGACGGGAATGACGAAGTAA
- a CDS encoding TRI14 protein has product MALLLAATPFLIAGAWRGTLMIPNEVYGESPTPACPPFQGNFSINQFQLYPENAEFDPSTCLLYVSNLYNGTLGVFDPYKDALVEVVEFPGISHTPGTHLSGIDINKRTGLISILANAGAAFEKQPAGSDVSGDNTVMLYNPKSKEVIYRANLTETTHGQYGGFADLEQDPFGNVYVNGKFPGSILKVDKFDGSAPPKVSEWFLSQPRETCTPGFGGMAAHEWTLLTHDNSNGQLLKFDLRAPKGTPVVIPVTPECAFKDSTASYLPPKYRGTVLLIAGGPGVRVLRSKDGKWDAAEYLGTVDKCLFGVPENHLATATVQVGDGLNLVVLPKGDQLVPGTLAGNRTEFPFYDITDHVEALL; this is encoded by the exons ATGGCTTTACTACTTGCCGCCACACCATTCCTCATAGCTGGGGCCTGGCGGGGCACGCTGATGATTCCCAATGAGGTTTACGGCGAGAGCCCTACGCCCGCCTGCCCCCCGTTCCAAGGCAACTTTTCCATCAACCAGTTCCAGCTGTACCCCGAAAACGCCGAGTTCGACCCTAGCACGTGCCTTCTCTACGTGTC AAACCTCTACAACGGCACGCTGGGCGTGTTCGACCCCTACAAGGACGCGctggtcgaggtcgtcgagttCCCCGGCATCTCCCACACCCCCGGCACCCACCTCTccggcatcgacatcaacaaGCGGACGGGTCTCATCTCCATCCTGGCCAACGCGGGAGCCGCCTTTGAGAAGCAGCCGGCGGGCTCCGACGTCTCGGGCGACAACACCGTCATGCTCTACAACCCCAAGTCGAAGGAAGTCATCTACAGGGCCAACCTCACGGAAACCACGCACGGCCAGTACGGCGGTTTCGCGGACCTCGAGCAGGACCCCTTCGGCAACGTCTACGTCAACGGCAAGTTCCCGGGGAGCATCCTGAAGGTGGACAAGTTCGACGGGTCGGCCCCGCCCAAGGTGTCGGAGTGGTTCCTCAGCCAGCCGCGGGAGACCTGCACCCCCGGCTTCGGAGGCATGGCGGCGCATGAGTGGACCCTCCTCACGCACGACAACAGCAACGGGCAGCTTCTCAAGTTCGACCTGCGGGCCCCGAAGGGAACGCCCGTCGTCATCCCGGTGACCCCCGAATGCGCGTTCAAGGACTCCACCGCCAGCTATCTGCCCCCCAAGTACCGGGGCACCGTCCTCCTGATCGCGGGCGGGCCCGGCGTCAGGGTGCTGAGGAGCAAGGACGGCAAGTGGGACGCCGCGGAGTACCTCGGGACCGTGGACAAGTGCCTGTTCGGCGTGCCGGAGAACCACTTGGCCACCGCGACGGTCCAGGTGGGCGACGGGCTGAACCTGGTCGTGCTGCCCAAGGGCGATCAGCTGGTCCCCGGCACGCTGGCAGGGAACAGAACCGAGTTCCCGTTTTACGACATCACAGATCATGTGGAGGCGCTGCTGTAG
- a CDS encoding Aflatoxin biosynthesis ketoreductase nor-1, with product MSSSQTYLISGANRGIGRGFVAALLQRPSTTVIAGVRDPSSPVSQSLTSLPKAEGSALILVKIDVSAASDAAAAVSSLQKDHGIAAVDVVIANAGVASPNGRTIDIVPETALQLFAVNAVGPVTLVSATAPLLRASTREGGPVFMGVSSSLASIGAQASIYEAFAANVAPYGASKSALNWFVQRLHLEEPWLTSFACHPGVVRTDMNSSMGDDVLESIGAISVEESVGSMIALLDTASRKTTGGSFKSYDGSTLPW from the coding sequence atgtcctccagccagACCTACCTGATCTCCGGCGCCAACCGCGGCATCGGGAGGggcttcgtcgccgccctcctccaacggccctcgacaaccgtcatcgccggcgtccgcgACCCCTCGAGCCCCGTCTCCCAGTCGCTGACCAGCCTCCCCAAGGCGGAGGGCTCGGCGCTCATCCTGGTCAAGATCGACGTCAGCGCCGCCtcggacgccgccgccgccgtctccagCCTGCAGAAGGACCACGGCATCGCAgcggtcgacgtcgtcatcgccaacgccggcgtcgcctccCCCAACGGCCGGACCATCGACATCGTGCCCGAGACGGCTCTGCAActcttcgccgtcaacgccgtcggGCCCGTCACCCTCGTCagcgcgacggcgccgctCCTGAGGGCCAGCACGAGGGAGGGCGGCCCCGTCTTCATGGGCGTCTCGTCGTCCCTGGCGAGCATCGGGGCTCAGGCGTCAATTTACGAGgccttcgccgccaacgtcgcTCCGTACGGCGCCAGCAAGTCGGCCCTGAACTGGTTCGTCCAGAGGCTGCACCTCGAGGAGCCGTGGCTGACCAGCTTCGCCTGCCACCCCGGCGTCGTCCGCACGGACATGAATAGCAGCATGGGCGACGACGTTTTGGAGTCCATCGGGGCTATTAGCGTGGAGGAGAGCGTCGGGAGCATGATAGCTTTGCTCGATACGGCCAGCAGGAAAACCACAGGCGGATCGTTCAAGAGCTACGACGGTTCTACTCTGCCGTGGTAG